One genomic segment of Misgurnus anguillicaudatus chromosome 25, ASM2758022v2, whole genome shotgun sequence includes these proteins:
- the LOC129425959 gene encoding C-reactive protein-like isoform X1, translating to MCKMLELAVFLLCLLPMTSAGGLADKVLLFPQKTDDSYVKITPEKPLNLTAFTLCMRVATEQQGQRDMFVFSYRIPDMNDLRVWIEKDKTIALYISRANSRVYFNLPPLSNFLTHLCFTWSSLTGHTAAWMNGQRSIYRKYGIGCAVRPGGAVVLGQNPYELLGGFDAEQSFVGEITDVNLWDEVLPAKEIKGVYANTATVKMPNVINWRTAEYDKQGIVEVIQEDF from the exons ATGTG CAAGATGCTGGAGTTAGCGGTTTTCCTCCTCTGTCTGCTGCCTATGACATCTg CAGGTGGTCTTGCCGATAAAGTGCTGCTGTTTCCACAGAAGACTGATGACAGCTATGTTAAAATCACTCCAGAAAAGCCCCTGAACCTCACAGCTTTCACTCTATGCATGCGTGTCGCCACAGAGCAACAAGGACAAAGAGATATGTTTGTCTTTTCCTATCGTATTCCTGATATGAATGATCTTCGTGTTTGGATTGAAAAAGATAAAACCATAGCCTTGTATATTAGTCGGGCCAATAGTAGAGTGTATTTTAACTTGCCGCCTCTCTCCAACTTCCTGACGCACCTGTGCTTCACCTGGAGCTCATTGACCGGTCACACTGCCGCTTGGATGAATGGACAACGCAGTATTTACCGGAAATATGGAATAGGTTGTGCCGTGCGTCCCGGTGGCGCCGTGGTGCTCGGTCAGAATCCTTATGAACTTCTGGGTGGTTTTGATGCAGAGCAGAGCTTTGTAGGTGAAATTACAGATGTGAACTTGTGGGATGAGGTTCTCCCTGCGAAAGAGATTAAGGGGGTTTATGCAAATACAGCAACAGTAAAAATGCCAAATGTAATTAATTGGCGTACAGCTGAATATGACAAACAGGGCATTGTGGAAGTGATACAGGAGGATTTCTGA
- the LOC129425959 gene encoding C-reactive protein-like isoform X2: MCKMLELAVFLLCLLPMTSGGLADKVLLFPQKTDDSYVKITPEKPLNLTAFTLCMRVATEQQGQRDMFVFSYRIPDMNDLRVWIEKDKTIALYISRANSRVYFNLPPLSNFLTHLCFTWSSLTGHTAAWMNGQRSIYRKYGIGCAVRPGGAVVLGQNPYELLGGFDAEQSFVGEITDVNLWDEVLPAKEIKGVYANTATVKMPNVINWRTAEYDKQGIVEVIQEDF, encoded by the exons ATGTG CAAGATGCTGGAGTTAGCGGTTTTCCTCCTCTGTCTGCTGCCTATGACATCTg GTGGTCTTGCCGATAAAGTGCTGCTGTTTCCACAGAAGACTGATGACAGCTATGTTAAAATCACTCCAGAAAAGCCCCTGAACCTCACAGCTTTCACTCTATGCATGCGTGTCGCCACAGAGCAACAAGGACAAAGAGATATGTTTGTCTTTTCCTATCGTATTCCTGATATGAATGATCTTCGTGTTTGGATTGAAAAAGATAAAACCATAGCCTTGTATATTAGTCGGGCCAATAGTAGAGTGTATTTTAACTTGCCGCCTCTCTCCAACTTCCTGACGCACCTGTGCTTCACCTGGAGCTCATTGACCGGTCACACTGCCGCTTGGATGAATGGACAACGCAGTATTTACCGGAAATATGGAATAGGTTGTGCCGTGCGTCCCGGTGGCGCCGTGGTGCTCGGTCAGAATCCTTATGAACTTCTGGGTGGTTTTGATGCAGAGCAGAGCTTTGTAGGTGAAATTACAGATGTGAACTTGTGGGATGAGGTTCTCCCTGCGAAAGAGATTAAGGGGGTTTATGCAAATACAGCAACAGTAAAAATGCCAAATGTAATTAATTGGCGTACAGCTGAATATGACAAACAGGGCATTGTGGAAGTGATACAGGAGGATTTCTGA
- the LOC129425762 gene encoding C-reactive protein-like, translating into MLELAVFLLCLLTSGAATGGLEDKVLLFPQKTNNSLVAITPQIPLNFTAFTLCMRVTTEQQEQKDVILFAYHTDAYEFYIWIDKDGGTGLYLSGNNDAVHFSLPPSLFTLRTHLCFTWSSSTGFTAAWMNGQRSVYQLYRKGQAIRPGGVVKLGQYPNMENFVGEITDMNLWDEVLTAKEIKGVYAHTTSVKVAKVIDWFTVEPEILPGINVEVINDDV; encoded by the exons ATGCTGGAGTTAGCCGTCTTCCTCCTCTGTTTGCTGACGTCAGGAGCTGCTACTG GAGGTCTTGAAGATAAAGTACTGCTGTTTCCACAAAAGACTAACAACAGCTTGGTTGCAATCACTCCACAAATACCTCTGAACTTCACAGCTTTTACTCTATGCATGCGCGTTACCACAGAGCAGCAAGAACAGAAAGATGTTATTCTGTTTGCCTACCATACTGATGCCTATGAGTTTTATATTTGGATTGATAAAGACGGAGGCACGGGCTTGTATCTTAGTGGTAATAATGATGCAGTGCATTTTTCCTTGCCTCCTTCTCTCTTCACCCTCCGCACACACCTGTGCTTCACCTGGAGCTCATCGACCGGTTTCACTGCCGCTTGGATGAATGGACAACGCAGTGTTTACCAGCTATACAGAAAAGGTCAAGCCATCCGTCCCGGTGGTGTTGTGAAGCTCGGTCAGTATCCTAATATGGAGAACTTTGTAGGTGAAATTACAGATATGAACTTGTGGGATGAGGTTCTCACTGCAAAAGAGATCAAGGGGGTATATGCACACACCACATCAGTAAAAGTGGCAAAAGTAATTGATTGGTTCACAGTTGAACCTGAAATACTACCAGGTATCAATGTGGaagtgataaatgatgatgtcTGA
- the LOC141362021 gene encoding C-reactive protein-like: CLAGGLADKVLLFPQKTNNSFIAITPEKPLNLTAFTLCMRVATDLQGNTAGILFTYSMFIANEFHVWIDKDGIGLYFNGNNDVVHFNLHPPLFIFRTHLCFTWSSSTGLTAAWVNGQRRVYQIYGKGQTIRLGNIVVLGQQQMNKDWLDQWFVAQLSFVGEITDVNLWDEVLTAKEIKRLYAHTTAVKVPNVINWRTAEYDKQGIVEVMKDDFDF, translated from the coding sequence TGTTTAGCAGGGGGTCTTGCCGATAAAGTACTGCTGTTTCCACAAAAGACTAACAACAGCTTTATTGCAATCACTCCAGAAAAACCCCTGAACCTCACAGCTTTTACTCTATGCATGCGTGTTGCCACAGACCTGCAAGGAAATACAGCTGGTATTCTGTTTACCTACAGTATGTTTATTGCCAATGAGTTTCATGTTTGGATTGATAAAGATGGAATAGGCTTGTATTTTAATGGTAATAATGATGTAGTGCATTTTAACTTGCATCCTCCTCTCTTCATCTTCCGGACACACCTGTGCTTCACCTGGAGCTCATCGACCGGTCTCACTGCCGCTTGGGTGAATGGACAACGTCGTGTTTACCAGATATACGGAAAAGGTCAAACCATCCGTCTAGGTAACATTGTGGTGCTGGGTCAACAACAGATGAACAAAGACTGGCTTGATCAATGGTTTGTTGCACAGCTGAGTTTTGTAGGTGAAATTACAGATGTGAACTTGTGGGATGAGGTTCTCACTGCGAAAGAGATCAAGAGGTTATATGCACACACCACAGCTGTAAAAGTGCCAAATGTAATTAATTGGCGCACAGCTGAATATGACAAACAGGGCATTGTGGAAGTGATGAAGGATGATTTTGATTTCTGA